Proteins encoded within one genomic window of Lysinibacillus sphaericus:
- the hslV gene encoding ATP-dependent protease subunit HslV produces the protein MGQIHATTIFAVHHNGGCAMAGDGQVTLGNAVVMKGTARKVRRLFNGQVLAGFAGSVADAFTLFEMFEAKLNEYNGNLQRAAVEVAKQWRGDKMLRQLEAMLLVMDKSTLLLVSGTGEVIEPDDGILAIGSGGNYALSAGRALKKYAGETMTAREIAEAALETAAEICVFTNHNIIVEALN, from the coding sequence ATGGGACAAATCCATGCGACTACGATATTTGCGGTACATCATAACGGCGGGTGCGCTATGGCTGGCGATGGTCAAGTGACACTTGGCAATGCGGTTGTCATGAAAGGAACTGCAAGGAAGGTCAGACGTCTGTTTAATGGTCAGGTGCTGGCAGGCTTTGCAGGGTCGGTAGCTGATGCATTTACACTTTTTGAAATGTTTGAAGCGAAATTAAACGAATATAATGGGAATTTACAGCGGGCTGCTGTAGAAGTAGCAAAACAATGGCGCGGTGATAAAATGCTACGCCAACTAGAGGCGATGTTACTTGTAATGGATAAAAGTACACTACTCCTTGTATCTGGTACGGGAGAAGTGATTGAACCAGACGATGGTATTTTAGCAATTGGTTCTGGTGGGAATTATGCATTATCAGCAGGTCGAGCTCTAAAAAAATATGCAGGTGAAACAATGACTGCCCGAGAGATTGCGGAGGCAGCGTTAGAAACTGCCGCTGAAATTTGTGTATTTACAAACCATAATATTATCGTGGAGGCACTTAACTAA
- the xerC gene encoding tyrosine recombinase XerC, whose product MLVSSQEALEQFMLYIQVEKNFSVHTVREYESDLLDFLAFLQAEGVNDLASVEYIHARLYVTKLYDEKKARTSVSRKISSIRSFFRFLNKQHGLDDGAFRSLYHPKKESRLPSFFYEQELMQLFDANVGDDLKSLRNMAILELLYATGIRVSELTSIMVGDIDFRYSIVRVMGKGRKERIIPFGQFASVAIQHYIEQARPRLMKQTNHEQLFVNMRGGELTPRGVRHILNEMIDKTSLHTKIYPHMLRHTFATHLLNHGADLRTVQELLGHAHLTSTQVYTHVTNEHLRQTYMNAHPRA is encoded by the coding sequence ATGTTAGTTTCGTCCCAAGAAGCACTTGAACAGTTTATGCTTTACATCCAGGTAGAAAAAAACTTCTCTGTTCATACTGTGCGAGAATATGAATCAGACCTACTGGATTTTTTAGCGTTTTTACAGGCAGAAGGCGTTAATGATTTAGCTAGTGTTGAGTATATACATGCACGTCTATATGTAACGAAGTTGTACGATGAAAAGAAAGCAAGAACTTCTGTATCAAGGAAGATTTCATCAATCCGCTCCTTTTTTCGCTTTCTAAATAAACAGCACGGCTTGGATGATGGCGCTTTTCGATCGCTCTATCATCCGAAAAAAGAATCACGTTTACCAAGTTTTTTTTACGAACAAGAATTAATGCAGCTTTTTGATGCGAATGTAGGCGATGATTTGAAATCGTTGCGCAATATGGCGATTTTAGAGTTATTATATGCAACGGGCATTCGTGTGAGTGAGCTCACATCCATTATGGTAGGGGATATAGATTTCCGTTATTCTATTGTTCGGGTAATGGGTAAAGGAAGAAAAGAACGTATTATACCATTTGGTCAATTTGCGAGTGTGGCTATACAGCACTACATAGAGCAGGCTCGTCCACGTTTGATGAAACAAACAAATCATGAGCAATTATTTGTCAACATGCGTGGTGGGGAACTTACACCACGAGGGGTACGTCATATTTTAAATGAAATGATTGACAAGACCTCACTCCATACGAAAATATACCCACATATGCTTCGCCATACTTTTGCTACACATTTACTGAATCATGGCGCGGATTTACGGACGGTGCAGGAGTTACTGGGCCACGCGCATTTAACTTCAACACAGGTTTATACGCATGTAACAAATGAGCATCTTCGTCAAACATATATGAATGCCCATCCAAGGGCATAA
- the hslU gene encoding ATP-dependent protease ATPase subunit HslU yields MTPQNLTPRQITEHLDRFIVGQNEAKRAVAIALRNRYRRSLLADDMKAEVIPKNILMIGPTGVGKTEIARRIAKLTNAPFVKVEATKFTEVGYVGRDVESMVRDVVEAAHRLVKEEMMESVKEQAEELANEAIVKLLVPSLRKKQAMQNPFEMLFGGKEQQTHDDTSSEETEVRSKRAQIAIDLRNGKLENEWVTVEVTEQSPSIFDALQGTGMDMSANSGMQDMLSSLMPKKQKKRRVQVKDARRILTIEEANKLIDADEVSQEAIARAEQSGIIFIDEIDKIASKDTNSSASVSREGVQRDILPIVEGSTVTTKYGAVKTDYMLFIAAGAFHMSKPSDLIPELQGRFPIRVELEKLTKQDFVRILKEPDQSLILQYKALLETEGVAIDFAENAIERIAEIATEVNQETDNIGARRLHTILERLLEELSFEASEIAPAQIEITAAYVDQKLAGIVKNKDLSQFIL; encoded by the coding sequence ATGACACCACAAAACTTAACGCCAAGACAAATTACTGAGCATTTGGATCGTTTTATCGTAGGGCAAAATGAGGCGAAAAGAGCGGTAGCTATTGCATTACGAAATCGTTATCGTCGTTCTCTTCTAGCGGATGATATGAAGGCTGAGGTTATTCCAAAAAATATTTTAATGATTGGACCAACTGGAGTTGGGAAAACTGAAATTGCAAGAAGAATTGCAAAGCTTACGAATGCACCGTTCGTGAAAGTTGAAGCAACGAAATTTACAGAAGTGGGCTACGTTGGACGCGATGTGGAGTCGATGGTACGCGATGTTGTAGAGGCTGCTCATCGTCTAGTGAAGGAAGAGATGATGGAGTCTGTGAAGGAGCAAGCGGAAGAATTGGCAAATGAAGCCATTGTAAAATTACTTGTCCCTTCTTTACGTAAAAAACAGGCTATGCAAAATCCGTTTGAAATGTTATTTGGTGGCAAAGAACAACAAACGCATGATGATACATCTTCTGAAGAAACGGAAGTGCGCTCAAAACGTGCGCAAATCGCAATTGATTTACGCAATGGCAAATTAGAAAATGAGTGGGTTACAGTTGAAGTAACGGAGCAAAGTCCGTCGATTTTTGATGCATTGCAAGGAACAGGAATGGATATGTCTGCAAATAGTGGTATGCAAGACATGTTGTCTAGCTTAATGCCTAAAAAACAGAAAAAACGCAGAGTGCAAGTAAAAGATGCACGTCGTATTTTAACTATAGAGGAAGCAAATAAGCTGATTGACGCAGATGAGGTGTCACAAGAAGCGATTGCTAGAGCAGAACAATCTGGGATTATATTTATTGATGAAATCGATAAAATCGCAAGCAAAGACACGAACTCTTCTGCCAGTGTTTCACGCGAGGGTGTTCAGCGCGATATCTTGCCGATTGTCGAAGGTTCTACTGTGACGACAAAGTATGGGGCGGTCAAAACAGACTACATGCTTTTCATTGCAGCAGGTGCTTTCCATATGTCAAAGCCATCCGATTTGATTCCAGAATTACAGGGGCGATTCCCTATCCGTGTTGAATTAGAAAAATTAACGAAGCAAGATTTTGTTCGTATTTTAAAGGAACCAGATCAATCACTTATTTTGCAATATAAAGCATTGTTAGAAACAGAAGGTGTAGCAATCGATTTTGCAGAAAATGCAATTGAACGAATTGCAGAAATTGCTACAGAGGTTAACCAAGAAACCGATAATATTGGTGCACGTCGTTTGCATACAATTTTAGAACGCTTGTTAGAAGAATTATCGTTTGAAGCTTCTGAAATAGCACCAGCGCAAATTGAAATAACAGCTGCTTATGTTGACCAAAAGCTAGCGGGTATTGTAAAAAACAAAGATTTGTCACAGTTTAT